From a region of the Kwoniella mangroviensis CBS 8507 chromosome 1 map unlocalized Ctg01, whole genome shotgun sequence genome:
- a CDS encoding sodium/hydrogen exchanger 3 — translation MSSSGGSTTPILNPPAEVINPADEEFYASWGLCILCLLLIGALITSYYLQIKRIRAVHETVVSIFAGMVVGLIIRLSPGHMIREMLSFKHTFFFNALLPPIILNSGYELKQENFFRNFGVILTFAFLGTFISAVGIGVLVYIWSFLGLEGLKFTLLECLIFGSTLSATDPVTILAIFNTAKVDPKLYSIIFGESILNDAVSIVMYETLSQFHGEDIYLSSLFHGVGIFLFSFLVSMALGVAFGLACSLGLKHSHLATYPHIESCLVALVAYTSYFFSNGIAMSGIVSLLFCGITLKHYAYHTMSKRTQRTTKYMFAVLAQLSENFIFIYLGLNLFTQDVQVFKPLFILVSAIAVMASRYAAVFPLSELINWVFHTRGQRYEELPHSYQMMLFWAGLRGAVGVALAAGITGDNADALRTTILVVVVLTVIIFGGTTARMLEVLGIRVGVEDEDASSDDEAEGWTSYNGNLALSMGPGSRRYAGQNGRGYSYGGGEYDDNEIENGIDLHSPENSPYISSSSKNQLHLPRSRQASMGARSTFGTNNSRSGFSTNSESDDNEEVLPSAGPSGEYEGGRNDEEGGVGGGLGGIRPGMIFRDGQWFTALDERYLLPLFSNSVTARRHHAKKATRKVSSSLYNAAGEREGRGGESGHGTPRGGNSLELNRGGQGQGTDEDYAYDGESENGKVKSGLPRTFSGSVTDFFFAKADPSSSTTNLHQSSSNMSLPLEDRSRGNSSSGPGPSTSTNIRRGSGDVSVPANVKTNSNPDEQGWIWTGSGVGEVEGTSRSSTPKLTKAD, via the exons ATGTCTTCATCAGGAGGTTCAACGACTCCTATCCTAAATCCGCCAGCAGAGGTGATCAACCCAGCCGACGAGGAGTTTTATGCATC ATGGGGTCTATGTATCCTATGTCTCCTCCTGATCGGAGCGCTCATAACGTCATATTACCTGCAAATCAAGAGGATAAGAGCAGTGCACGAAACGGTAGTTTCGATATTTGCTGGGATGGTAGTGGGGTTGATCATTAGGTTGTCGCCTGGACATATGATTAGGGAGATGCTG TCATTCaaacataccttcttcttcaacgctTTACTACCACCTATCATCTTGAATTCGGGATACGAGTTgaaacag GAAAACTTCTTCAGGAATTTCGGTGTGATTCTGACATTTGCATTTCTGGGAACTTTCATCTCAGCAGTAGGAATAGG AGTTTTGGTATATATCTGGTCGTTCCTAGGCTTAGAAGGTCTGAAATTCACCCTTTTGGAATGTCTAATCTTCGGTTCGACCCTGTCTGCCACTGATCCTGTGACGATCTTGGCTATCTTCAATACGGCCAAAGTCGACCCCAAGCTGTACTCAATCATTTTTGGAGAATCCATATTGAACGATGCTGTCAGTATCGTCATGTACGA AACCCTCTCCCAATTCCACGGTGAAGACATCTACCTTTCATCTTTGTTCCACGGTGTGGGAATATTCTTATTCTCTTTCCTCGTATCGATGGCTTTGGGTGTAGCATTCGGTCTGGCATGTTCATTAGGTCTCAAACATTCTCATCTGGCGACCTACCCTCATATCGAGAGTTGTCTGGTGGCCTTGGTGGCTTACACAAGTTATTTCTTCTCGAATGGTATTGCTATGAGTG GTATCGTATCCCTCTTGTTCTGCGGAATAACCCTAAAACATTACGCCTATCATACGATGTCAAAACGAACGCAAAGAACTACAAAATATATGTTCGCTGTATTGGCACAATTATCAGAaaatttcatcttcatctatctaGGTTTGAACTTGTTTACTCAGGATGTACAGGTATTCAAACCTCTATTCATCCTTGTTTCAGCT ATCGCAGTCATGGCATCACGTTACGCGGCGGTCTTCCCCTTATCGGAACTTATCAACTGGGTCTTCCATACTCGAGGACAGCGATACGAGGAACTACCCCACTCGTACCAGATGATGTTATTCTGGGCAGGTTTAAGAGGAGCAGTCGGTGTAGCATTGGCAGCGGGGATCACCGGCGACAATGCCGATGCGCTACGAACGACGATCTTAGTTGTAGTGGTATTGACGGTGATCATATTTGGCGGTACCACCGCTAGGATGTTAGAAGTGCTGGGTATAAGGGtaggagtggaagatgaagatgcctcttcggatgatgaagctgaaggatGGACCAGCTATAACGGCAACTTGGCGTTGTCGATGGGTCCTGGATCAAGACGATATGCGGGACAGAACGGTAGAGGATACAGTTACGGTGGAGGTGAATATGACGATAACGAAATTGAAAATggaattgatcttcattcacCTGAGAATTCACCttatatctcttcttcatccaagaaTCAACTTCATTTACCTAGATCCAGACAAGCTTCTATGGGAGCTAGGTCAACGTTCGGTACGAACAACTCTAGATCTGGGTTCTCGACGAATTCAGAGTCGGATGATAATGAGGAGGTCTTACCTTCTGCTGGACCTAGTGGAGAGTATGAAGGAGGACgtaatgatgaagaaggtggtgtgGGTGGTGGTTTGGGAGGTATAAGACCCGGAATGATATTTAGAGATGGACAGTGGTTTACAGCATTAGACGAAAGGTATTTACTTCCATTGTTCAGTAATTCCGTTACTGCCCGAAGGCATCATGCGAAGAAGGCGACTAGGAAAGTCAGCAGTAGTTTGTATAACGCTGCTggggagagggaaggaagaggaggtgaaagtGGACATGGAACTCCAAGAGGAGGTAATTCCTTGGAACTCAATCGTGGTGGTCAAGGGCAAGGGACAGACGAAGATTATGCTTATGAtggtgaaagtgagaatgGTAAAGTGAAAAGTGGATTACCAAGGACGTTTAG CGGTTCAGTAACGGATTTCTTCTTTGCCAAAGCcgatccttcatcatccacaacgAACctacatcaatcatcttcaaacatGTCTTTACCATTGGAAGATCGGAGTAGGGGAAATTCGAGTAGTGGACCTGgaccatcgacatcaacgAATATAAGGAGAGGTAGTGGGGATG TCTCTGTTCCAGCCAATGTGAAAACTAATTCTAATCCTGATGAACAAGGTTGGATATGGACTGGATCTGGAGTAGGTGAAGTCGAAGGAACCAGTAGAAGCTCGACACCTAAATTGACTAAAGCTGATTAA
- a CDS encoding lysophospholipase NTE1, which translates to MSNVPPPPDANGNPLIALAVAVIYAILYVLQGFRNLVGVLTIGLPSAIVRILHYSLTISLGFPHFLALFAALLLGLFFLVRYRYLTRYTKLKEPALPPPSPPSLTAELLPLDTPGIGINDKRSRSGSFHNYLDDFLSAIRIFGYLEKPVFHELSRHLQTRRLAAGDTLNIGGGDFWCVVEGKVQVFAPDSSPLSRSIPSSPDPYNQNTSSFNGYHLLNEVSTGGTLSSLFSILSLFTEDIKLSWTPPNENEDEEVLNDDDMSREPSLAPPGENRGKSRANSDVSQLDHEVLSKRVGSPENTSPTSGRNSPQHQRSSSLGTGSGAVFQDSEDAGQQPSYSMPATVSPSPAGGRSQSSSLHPSPQMRPQPGTFPSTTTSLHDSPRPLGRVPRREDTGAAALKGTIARATVDSTLAVIPASAFRKLTRKFPKASGTVVQVVLERFSRVTFMTAHKYLGLTKEILRSESSLNSLVSHPLPRSFYTGGGMQALRNRFQPEAQANDRSQKNFSSIGSSPSGRISSKDYFNYVPSSPTVKAPSLPSATPQQVPSTPSAKGGILPVKGLQALSKIDAAVAVESPAEKTPDSNTAIEPPSAGVFSPDSAARHGSEFVRRKSAFRKQVAAGDLAMGQRNIPDEKGGAYYRPGVQTPGLPRMDTWMGRFSGSSTDLAHHNGVAITPSSGDYGTPEDDSFDLKEAVLMSIARSIGLAQPTESNIDSIGRNSFAPSVSAVSTPNSPMFPPNGRPGVKSPFGNVLDMMAASTHEGVIGGMLREAALKAKVNDDEASSISASVHDSQFGTAAGDKKVLKDLEGNVEILFFKKGSVLVKEGERSPGMYYVIDGFLETSLPVHQSGVETPRSSPSVNPRSVSPPPSTFTNVNGRPFGAALGLDTSHNNGYSSPFGSGKGEETLYTVKPGGIAGYLSSLCSTDSYVNITAKTDCFVGFLPHHTLEKIIERRPIVLLTLAKRLLSLLSPLVLHIDAGLDWQQLGAGQYEKGDKATDFYIVINGRLRSFHDKDGSMQVLREYGQNDSIGELDVITAVDRSDTVNAIRDSELVRIPAALFDAISIVHPATTVQFMRLIAGRVRKAMGEQMKIGHLPLNVPTTDVNLKTVCILGNNRNVPVAHFAGKLKTSLEELGASTSYLDQGTVMRHLGRHAFARIGKLKVAGWLADQEQHYRTVLYVADSPPASQWTLTCIRQADLVLVLAMGDDPSLGEYEKLLLATKTTARKELILLHDEKAVAPGSTRPWLVNRPWVHAHHHVELPGVVTPHKVTPTVHDAAAVAAFKHLRERVETRIRKYRGLRPFARPRRPSHMNDFARIARRLCGKQIGVVLGGGGARGISHIGMLQALEEFGIPIDAIGGCSIGSFVGGLYAKETDLLETTGRTKQFAGRMGSMLRILSDVTYPFVAYTTGHEFNKAFYNTHIEDMWIPFFANSTNITHSRMEIHRTGYAWRYVRASMTLAGLLPPLSDNGNLLVDGGYMDNTPIEPLRQNGIRDVIVVDVGSIDDTSPRNYGDSVSGWWIFINRFNPFYERKVLSMTEISSRLTYVSSVKTLEDVKNAPGCLYVAMPVQQFDTLGGFKRFSEVLHIGLQAGRETLRKWKDEGKLPTGLVDASKGSQVIQRGNRLRWVRSSHLCREI; encoded by the exons ATGTCTAACGTGCCTCCGCCGCCCGACGCCAATGGCAACCCTCTTATCGCTCTGGCCGTAGCGGTGATCTATGCCATCTTATATGTCCTTCAAGGGTTTAGGAATCTGGTAGGGGTGTTGACTATTGGCCTTCCGAG CGCAATCGTCAGGATACTTCATTACAGTTTGACCATCTCACTCGGGTTTCCCCATTTCTTAGCGCTCTTCGCAGCATTATTATTAGGTCTATTCTTCTTAGTACGATATCGATACCTGACGCGATATACCAAACTCAAAGAACctgctcttccacctccgtCACCGCCTTCTCTCACTGCTGAATTACTACCCCTCGATACGCCGGGAATAGGCATAAACGACAAAAGAAGTAGGTCAGGATCTTTCCACAACTATCTGGATGATTTCCTCTCCGCAATTAGGATATTTGGGTATCTTGAGAAACCCGTTTTCCACGAGTTGAGTAGACATCTTCAGACTCGACGATTAGCTGCTGGAGATACGCTGAATATCGGCGGGGGGGATTTTTGGTGTGTCGTTGAAGGAAAAGTTCAGGTT TTCGCCCCTGATTCGTCACCTCTCAGCAGATCTATTCCATCGTCACCCGACCCATACAATCAGAacacatcttccttcaatgGCTACCACTTACTCAACGAGGTTTCCACCGGCGGAACACTGTCGTCGCTATTTTCCATTCTATCCTTGTTTACCGAAGATATTAAGCTTTCGTGGACACCACCCAacgagaatgaagatgaagaagtacTCAATGATGACGATATGAGCAGAGAGCCTTCGCTGGCACCTCCGGGCGAAAACAGAGGTAAATCCAGGGCGAACTCAGATGTCAGCCAGCTCGACCATGAGGTTCTGAGTAAACGGGTTGGTAGTCCGGAAAACACATCACCTACTAGCGGAAGAAACAGCCCTCAGCATCAGCGATCGTCTTCGCTAGGAACAGGAAGTGGCGCTGTATTCCAAGACTCGGAAGATGCGGGACAACAGCCTTCTTACTCCATGCCAGCAACAGTCTCTCCTTCCCCTGCAGGAGGCAGATCACAATCAAgctctcttcatccatcgCCTCAAATGAGGCCGCAGCCTGGAACGTTTCCTTCAACTACCACTTCTTTACACGACTCACCTAGACCGCTCGGAAGAGTACCGAGACGCGAAGATACTGGCGCTGCTGCCCTAAAAGGAACCATCGCAAGAGCGACTGTGGATAGTACATTAGCTGTCATTCCTGCGTCTGCTTTCAGGAAACTTACCAGGAAGTTCCCAAAGGCAAGTGGAACAGTGGTTCAGGTAGTCTTGGAAAGATTCAGTAGAGTAACCTTCATGACCG CCCACAAATACCTCGGATTGACTAAAGAGATTCTCCGATCGGAATCTTCCCTCAATTCCCTTGTGTCCCACCCACTCCCAAGATCGTTCTATACCGGAGGAGGCATGCAAGCTCTGCGAAATCGATTCCAGCCCGAAGCTCAAGCTAATGACAGGAGTCAGAAGAACTTCTCGTCAATCGGATCATCCCCTAGCGGTCGAATATCCAGTAAAGACTACTTCAATTATGTTCCATCTAGTCCTACGGTCAAAGCTCCGTCGCTACCTTCGGCTACCCCGCAACAAGTGCCCTCCACTCCTTCGGCCAAAGGTGGTATCCTTCCCGTCAAAGGTTTACAGGCACTGAGCAAGATCGACGCGGCTGTCGCTGTAGAATCGCCAGCGGAGAAAACGCCTGATAGCAACACTGCAATCGAGCCACCCTCAGCCGGTGTGTTCAGTCCGGACTCGGCTGCAAGGCATGGAAGTGAATTCGTCAGACGCAAGTCTGCCTTCAGGAAGCAGGTGGCAGCTGGTGATTTAGCTATGGGTCAGAGGAATATACCTGATGAGAAAGGAGGAGCGTACTACCGACCTGGCGTGCAGACACCGGGACTACCTAGAATGGATACTTGGATGGGAAGATTTTCTGGATCTTCAACAGACTTAGCACATCATAATGGAGTCGCCATCACCCCTTCTTCAGGAGACTACGGCACACCGGAAGATGACTCGTTTGATCTGAAAGAAGCGGTGTTGATGAGTATAGCAAGATCCATTGGACTAGCTCAACCTACTGAGAGCAATATCGATTCCATCGGAAGAAACTCCTTCGCACCATCGGTCTCGGCGGTATCAACCCCCAATTCGCCAATGTTCCCCCCTAATGGAAGACCAGGTGTCAAGTCGCCTTTCGGAAATGTATTGGATATGATGGCTGCCTCGACGCACGAGGGAGTGATAGGGGGAATGTTGAGAGAAGCAGCATTGAAAGCGAAAGTGAATGATGACGAGGCGAGTAGTATCTCAGCCAGTGTACATGATTCTCAATTTGGGACTGCTGCGGGTGATAAGAAAGTATTGAAGGATCTGGAGGGTAATGTGGAAATCCTGTTCTTCAAGAAAGGGAGTGTATTGGTCAAGGAGGGTGAAAGGAGCCCGGGGATGTACTATGTCATTGATGGATTCCttgag ACATCATTGCCTGTACATCAAAGTGGAGTGGAAACTCCTCGGTCATCGCCGTCTGTGAATCCTAGGAGTGTAAGTCCACCGCCATCGACATTTACGAATGTCAACGGAAGACCGTTCGGTGCTGCCTTGGGACTGGACACAAGTCACAATAACGGTTATTCATCTCCTTTCGGTAGCGGAAAGGGCGAGGAGACTTTATACACCGTTAAG CCCGGTGGAATAGCTGGTTATCTTTCGTCCTTATGCAGTACTGATTCTTATGTCAATATCAC CGCCAAGACGGACTGTTTTGTCGGTTTCCTGCCTCATCATACACTGGAAAAGATCATCGAAAGGCGACCAATCGTATTACTGACTCTTGCGAAGAGATTGTTATCACTTTTGTCTCCCCTTG TCCTGCATATCGATGCTGGGTTGGATTGGCAGCAGCTTGGTGCTGGTCAG tatgagaaaggtgataaagcTACCGACTTTTACATCGTGATCA ACGGTCGACTTCGATCTTTCCATGACAAAGATGGCTCAATGCAAGTCCTTCGAGAATATGGTCAGAATGACTCTATCGGCGAGCTTGATGTGATCACCGCTGTTGACCGTTCCGATACGGTGAATGCCATACGAGATTCCGAACTCGTAAGAATACCAGCAGCCTTGTTCGACGCGATCAGTATCGTACACCCTGCGACCACTGTACAGTTCATGAGATTGATAGCGGGACGAGTGAGAAAAGCTATGGGAgaacagatgaagatcgGTCATTTGCCTCTGAACGTCCCTACGACAGATGTTAACCTAA AGACCGTTTGTATACTTGGGAATAACAGGAATGTGCCTGTTGCTCATTTTGCAGGAAAGTTGAAAACTTCCTTGGAGGAATTAGGAGCTTCAACATCATATCTTGACCAAGGTACTGTGATGCGCCATCTGGGCAGACACGCCTTTGCGAGAATTGG GAAACTTAAAGTCGCTGGTTGGCTTGCTGATCAAGAG CAACATTATCGAACGGTTCTATATGTCGCGGATTCCCCGCCTGCGAGCCAATGGACTTTGACTTGTATACGTCAG GCTGATTTAGTGTTGGTGCTGGCGATGGGTGATGATCCCTCTTTGGGAGAATATG AGAAATTGCTCCTCGCGACTAAAACGACAGCTAGGAAAGAACTTATCCTGCTACATGATGAAAAGGCTGTCGCTCCTGGATCGACTCGGCCTTGGCTTGTT AACCGTCCTTGGGTACATGCCCATCATCACGTCGAGTTACCAGGTGTAGTCACCCCGCACAAAGTGACTCCGACAGTGCACGACGCAGCAGCCGTAGCCGCATTCAAGCACTTACGAGAAAGAGTTGAGACCAGAATCCGAAAATATAGGGGTTTAAGACCATTTGCCAGACCTCGTCGACCTTCACATATGAACGATTTCGCTAGGATAGCCCGGAGATTATGTGGGAAACAGATCGGAGTGGTATTAGGTGGAGGCGGTGCGAGGGGTATATCGCACATAGGAATGTTACAGGCATTGGAAGAATTTGGAATACCCATTGATGCGATTGGAGGATGTTCGATTGGAAGTTTCGTTGGAGGATTATATGCGAAAGAGACTGATCTGTTGGAGACCACCGGTAGGACGAAACAGTTTGCAGGTAGGATGGGATCGATGTTGAGGATTTTGAGCGACGTGACGTATCCTTTTGTGGCTTATACGACTGGGCATGAGTTTA ACAAGGCATTCTATAATACACATATCGAAG ATATGTGGATACCATTCTTCGCCAACTCGACGAACATCACTCATTCCAGAATGGAAATACATCGAACAGGATATGCTTG GCGGTATGTGAGAGCTTCGATGACTTTGGCTGGTCTCCTACCTCCTCTGTCGGATAACGGCAACT TACTTGTGGATGGAGGATATATGGATAACACGCCTATCGAACCTTTACGACAGAACGGTATAAGGGATGTCATAGTGGTCGATGTAGGAAGTATAGATGATACCAGTCCTAGGAACTATGGAGATTCAGTATCAGGCTGGTGGATATTCATCAACAG ATTCAATCCATTCTACGAGAGAAAGGTATTATCCATGACCGAAATTTCTTCGAGATTGACTTA CGTGTCGAGTGTGAAGACTCTGGAAGACGTCAAGAATGCTCCTGGGTGTTTATACGTTGCCATGCCAGTGCAG CAATTCGACACATTGGGCGGTTTCAAACGATTCTCAGAAGTACTTCATATAGGTCTACAAGCAGGTAGAGAGACATTgaggaaatggaaagatgaaggtaaaTTACCTACCGGTCTGGTGGATGCTTCGAAAGGTTCTCAAGTGATTCAAAGAGGTAATAGATTAAGGTGGGTTCGGTCCAGTCATCTCTGTCGGGAAATCTGA